ATGCCAATTGCCAAAAAGATATGTTCTCTCTTAGCAACATCCATATTTGCAAAATAACATGAACTTCGTTACTTTGACATTAGCAAGCAGTACcagaaaatttatatataaatattttctccaaaattgcCTCATACCTATTGAACCAATCTTGATAAATGTTCCCATAGCGCCATAATTACCCCAATCCATGAATTCCAAGATCTTGCGGGTACCAGCAAGTTGTAGGGGCATTCCTGCAAGTGCACCCTCTCCCATTGAGCCTTGTACACAAACCTGAAAGAAGAGTGGTTAGAAATTCAGGAAAAATGCTAGAAACATTTCCAGAATTATATCATTAACAACTAATAGTACCTTGACACGTTTGCCATCATCAGCAAATGAAAGAGCAATGACTCGAACTAGCTCCATTAGTGTACCTATACGGTAAACATCCTGTCAATCAGAGGATAGGTTAgttctaaagaaatttattgGCAAAATATGAagacaaaatatataatgataatcTCTCACCATTTCTGGGTTCAGCTCTGGAATATTAATCTCCACCTGttgaacaaaaaaggaaaacaatcaGCCTTGCTGGGAATAGCTTTCTGAATTTTACATCTACGAAATGTAGTCTCTACCATTACAAACTCCATCTCttagttaatattattgtcGATTGCTAATCCTCTAAAGCATAAAGTACTAACAAGGTCGTTCTTTATTACTCCCATGGCTTCTTTAGGCTTGTTCTCCCGCTTTTGACATGGGCATCCTCCATTAAGTCACATATTCTTACAGGAGCACTTGTACCCCCTTGCTTAACATGCCTAACCCATCTCAAGCATATCCGCTGAATCTGTGGATTCCTGCCTATGGTGAATGCCTTGTTATTCGACAAGTGGATCCATAATAAATGATAGTTTTATTAACCATCCTAGACAGGATTATTTATGAAAGTTGTTAGAGAATATTTGTATAGTTGTAAAGATATGATTTATAGGGACTTTATTAGGGATTGCATTTTATTCTCTTTCCCTTTTTGCTAAGTTGtaacatgtataaatatgtCTCTCAAAGTAGAGTGAAATATTTACTTTTCACTCAAATCCATCTATTCACCTTCTTCCAACAGAATTTcgttttcaaaagtaaaataaaactgCATAGGATTCTCTAATCAATATCTCAAGAAACTTATGCAATCAGTAGAAGACTAAATTTGCTAAGCCTTGTGTCAAGGACCATGACCATGCTGTCATCTATAGTCATAATTAACTTTGCTGCATTCACTAAATGGAGAATTTCTATGTAGACCTtagttttccattttcaaagAGAACACCATTcagttaaacataaaaataaaaataatcttgATTCAAGAGGACATAACTGAAAGAACTCTACTATTCATGTGCTAGTAATAAAAGATAGGCAACTGAATCAAGTACCAATTTCTGACCTTCAGTCGAGTTCTTCCATCATTTACAGCTCTCTGCGTGGCTTGTAGCACATCATCATAGAAATAATTCCTAATTTCTCTAGAATGAGGAATATTATTCAATCTGGTTGGAATTCCTCTCCATTTTTCCTGCCAAAAGCAAAACAAAGAATAGAACTGCAACTTTGAGTGAAAgggattctttttatttcttgccCATGGCCAAGCTATACAAAGGATAGTCTTCCATTTCCTTTAACCTTCCCTACTATGGTGAAGGCAGGGTTTTACTCTTAGGTCTTTATATAGTAAGAAAAGAACCATTATGCTAAGTTGGATCATGACtatatgaattgtataaatgtttACCTGGTTTGAAGATGCCTGATCTAAACGGCTCTCAGTTTGAAGAACAGGTTTCACTGGAAACAAGAAGGAACCGGGAAAAAGTCAAAATGGATAACTGAAGCTATAGTTAGTTAAGTGCAGATAGTATAAAGTCGGCTCAAATGAAGTTACTTTCGTGAACATGATAATCCTCAAGTAATAGACAGATAGTATAAAAATGAAGTTAATAGTGTCAATAAAAGGAGAAAGTGTGAATATATAAACTGACATTTTAGGAATAGAACTAAACAAAACAGGGATCTGTCAGCATTTCTGTAGACTAAGTGGCAGAAGCTATCAAAGATAGAAAGTGATCTCATGGACAATAAACTCAATTTAAACACTGAAACACAAACTGATCTTGAACCATGAAAATCTCTGTGAATGCATACTCAAAGAAATAGGACATATAATGATTAAAATCCTTCTCTTGTTATAAACTCGAGTTCATGGCCTCATATTGACAATGCCATCTAACTTCTGATGTGATCAAAGGTTAAACCATCATCAAGTGCTtggatttatgttttatagaacCATGTCTATATAAATAGCCATAAGTATGAAACAGAAAGGTCAACTAGAAACAGGTCTAATACGATACACATTGAGAAAACATCAACCATCATTTACAAAGTAATTAAAAGGCCTCTATATTGTCCCCTCCAAAATTAACAGGTGAACCCCTCTGTAAGAATGAAAGTGGAAGATAGGATGAAAATATCTATATGATCTAAAGGTTTAATGCAGTAGGGCTGATAATCAGTGTCGTTCTACATTTATCTCAACCAAATAGTGCCCCCTAAATGAGAAATTCAAGAATCTATCCACAAAAGGCTTTCAAATATTGCAAAAAAGTTTCAGTTCCAAAATTGTCTTTGATAAAGCTTAATAAGAGtaggaaaattttctattaatacACCAAGACACTGCAAAGTAAGTTCCTACtctaaaacttgaaatttatttcCACTTACTTGATTTTACTGTTTTATCCTTCAGCAGTTGAGATAACAAGGAGTCTATATCCTTGAAAATCATTTCTTTTGGGCGGTTTCCATCAATCTGTGAGGGGAAAATTCATACAATGATGAAAGCAAGACAAAACAGGACTACAGAAAGCATTTTAATTTGCCAAACCTTGTTGGTTATGCTGCTGTAAGTGGATGAGATTGCTGCAGCATTTTGCTTGTATATTTCTAGTCGTGACTTCACCTAAATAAAGCAAACAAAATGGAAAAAGGAAAGGGGATATTAGACAATAATTGTACATGGAGCTTTCCCTCAATACTTCATCCTATCTCTTTTGTCCTTTTGTAAGAGTGAGAGATAGAAAGAGGGAGCAACATCCTTGCTGATCCTCCAATCAATAATAAGTCTAAGGTAAACATTTACATTAGCTTCAAGTAACCCAGAGGTATACAAGGACTTAGAAGCACCATAACAAGTATTTTTGCAAACTTGATCCACAGGAAAATTGTGTGGTTCATCCTGTGATATAATAAAGGCTGAACTGCTAACATGTAGCTTTACTTCGGAATAGGTTTATTAAGATATGTTCCAAGATCAAGTCATGCTCCATGCAGCACTGTTCAAGTTTGTTTAGTTTAAAATCAGGCCACAAGATTTGAATTTATTGCATGTCCAAATGGTACTTTGAAAtggtcatatatatataaccatcAGGACAGTCCGTTATTAGTTCTTAAATGAGTTCAACCCAGAACATTAAGAGATGAGTTGAGATGGTTTCTGCGAGTTCTCTTGCAAgtcatatattcaaaatttttggatgTAAAGGGGAGATTATTTGCACTGAACAAGTTTTGTCTACATTTGTAGTAATAGAGTCCCAGATCAAAGAATTTTAGACAAGCCTCTCAAATAATTAGTACCATGCATAACGATGAATTAGCCAGATGTCTGTTGAAGATGCAATTGTTTCTGTCATATATTCACACAACATCTTGGCACTCTGTATCTAAGCCAATGAAaagcaacaaaataaaagaatataaatgaAAGCAGTAAAGAGAATCATACTTTCTCCTCTGTGTCATCAGCACGGGTAACCAGTCTTGCTTTAATTTCTTCTGACTCAGGAGGGAAATTTttcaaatggtaaatttttCCAGTCACAGGGTCTAGCCTTCTACCAACACATCTGTCGATTAGAATTTCATCAGGAACCTGAATGTTAAGAAATAAAGTAAATGTAAAAAGCATGTTTTCAGCCATAGTTGTCTACttaaaatgaaatgcaatgaactTGTCAGAGATTGAAAAGAGGTATGATCactatttacttaaaataagaAGCAATGTAAACAAAAGATCTTTCGAAGTGTTTATAGAACAATACCTTGCCGCATTAAATTGAGATCCTATGCACACAAATAGCCACTTTATGAACAAAATTTATGACTACAGTTTCATTTGATGGCAAAGTAACAACATATGGATGTGAGGTGAGTGTTTGTGTGGAAGGAGGCTCTACAATATAAGTATACgaatcaaatattttcaaatagtATAGTGGAAGACTATGTTGCTTGGATGTGTGTGTAAATGTCGGGCTTAGGTATGTGTCCAGCATTGAGCcgtttgatttttctttcaatcGCTTTTCCCCTAAATTCTCAGTTCCTAAGCTGTTGTCTGGAGTTCTATGGTGATCAGTATCCCAAGAAACTTTCCATTGGGTAGGATTCGTAACTTCCAAAACAATTGTCGAGAAGTTAAGCCGAACCAGCATAAGCGTAAAAGATACATACATCTAGTACAATGTAGATATCTGGTCTAATATTCAATTCTTCCAAACTTTGGGCCTGGGCAAAACTCCTGGGGTATCCATCAAGAAGCCATCCTTTCTCCTTAGCATCTTGATGTGATAATCTGACTGTAACCATCTATAAAATGAATAAGAAATAGTTAATCTCTTAAGCATTTAAGGGAGGAATGGataaagaataatatgatttaagTGGGAAGGTTGATGGTCGTACAGCCGTCACAATTTCATCAGGAACCAGACGCCCAGAGTTCATGAATTCTTTTGCTTTATTTCCAATTTCAGTCCCGGATGATACTTCTGCTCTTAAGAGGTCCCCAGTTGATATATGCACCAATCCAAACTGCCAGAATGAAAAACATAGATAaccatttaaaagaaaagattaaggCATATGAAAAACTTCTTTAATAAGAAGACCAGAGTAATTGGTGTATTAAGAGTGAATTATGTtttagaaacataaaatataaagttataataTTGCAAATACCACAGCTGCAATTTGTAGAAAAGACCAAGCTGTCTTCTTTTTAGAACCAGAAGGGAAAAAAGCAGTAATTCCCTTTAATTTACTTTATGAAATTATGGCTTTCTGTTGATTCACTGCACATAGGTAATTGCTTGTTTACATCAATAACAATTTCACAAGATAAAAAAAGATGTTGCGTACTTCACTAAAATGTTTCACATggttttctttcaaaatacCCTCTCCAAAAACTTTCACACCATACAGGTTTCTTCTCATCAAAAAGTGCAAAGAtggatgcatatatatatatattcaatctAATAAGAGAACCATTATCAATAAGCAACAATATTATCTTcaatataaatcaagaaaaaggaATGCCAATCATCAAAAGTGAAGGCCATGCAAATAGTCTTTGGCATATCAATTCTAAAGGACAGAAAGGTATTTGTGAAGAAGGGAAAGCAACCcatcttaatatatatatataagtatattgtTTCCttcatgtttttctatttaagcATAACAGCTCTACAGTAGAAAATTATTAAGAACCCAATTCATGAGAGAGAAACAGATTCATTCCCTCGAAATTATTTCTAATCAAGCCTTCATAAAAAACTCATAACCATTAGAATAGACAAAGAGTGCAAGCAATGAAGAGAAAGTATAAACATTTgcatttatttgattcaatggCATCTAATAACTAAGAATACCATACTGTATAATATAGAATAAAACATCACACAGATTGTCATTGAGACCACAAGTAATATATTGAACTGAAGtaaattatgcataaatttagTTACCTTTTGTACAATTAACTCACACTGGGTGCCTTTACCTGATGCTGGGGCACCTGATATCATCACCTTCAAAGGTTCATTTGTTGAACAACTTACCCTCAATCCCTGCAaacagaagaaaagaaaacaaaagaggaggaaagaaaatgaacaagtaaaaaatctttagaaagaaaggaaaagaaaagaagtcaTTTTCAGTAGAGTGAAAAACCTTTTTTGGGGTAATCCTGAGATGGGTTTTGCTGCTATGGAGACGAAAAGAGAGAGGAGAAAGGTACGAgtaagaagaagagaaagaaagagaagatgGGTTGAGAGAGGGAGTTGCAGAGGCATTATAATTGCTAAGTGGATGAAGTGAAATAGCAgtagaagatgaagaagaagaagaagtagcCAACATTTGATGATGCTCTCTTTGAGAAGTGAAACCGTAGGAGAAAGAGTGAAATGGAGGAAAACAGAGGCTTTGAAATGAAGTTGAATTATAGTTGATTCATGCTAACGGATCAATGGACACCATAGGTTTTTccttgtttatatgtttttcttttttctttttcttttttaaatttctcgGGAtttgatttttagggtttttttatatatataaagtggattttcctttttcaatttatttgttgGTATCTTTTTagataatattaaaaagttattattattacgaTGATACTAAcaaagttttcttttatatattattgtaaaaatatttatattatttaataatttatataaaatcttaaaaatgatttactaaaaaatacaatattaaagtttaaaactTAAACTTGATAATCTCGCTTTATTTAGTAGGGtggaaacaaaattgaaaaataaaaaattgaaggatgaaaacaaaaatatagaaattatattttttcataagtGTGCCtgttagaaaagaaaaaattaaaaaagtaatttattttcatcaattGCTTGGTAGAtttaaaaatgagaagaaaggaaatgaaatttttaaaaatatataattttaagttaatatacACAgactctttcaatttttttctttttatcattttaatatggaaGGATTAATTTTATAGATTAAGATAGAAAATAATCATctccttatttcctttctctcatttttcttatCTATCAAGTAcacccaaattttatttttcctcttccAACGTTCTACTTTTTCACTCAATCAAATACACCCTAAGACTTTATTTAGTAgagtggaaagaaaatgaaaaataaaggaaagaaaagtgaaaaaaatatagCTTTCCTTTCCATAGGTGTGTTGGGTAGGAAgatagaaaatttgaaagaaaaataatctgTTTTCCATCCCTTATATTATAGagttaaaaatgaaatgaaaaaataaaatatttgaaaaatgtataattttgaactaatatACCTTTATCTCCTATTTCTTCTactcttatcatttcaatttgaaaaaattggtttttatgtttgaggatgaaaataataatttctcttattttctttcctctcgcTTTTCTTTATTACTAActacactcaaaatttattttctttccgtTTTCCACTCCTCCTTTTATCCATTCATTTTTTCATCCAACCAAACACGCTTAaaagtttgtttatttattttaaaaaaacctcTACCCAAGTAGTAGAAATGATATAATATagttatttataataaaatttccttCATATTAATATGTggtcttttaatattttttcttggtGAGACTTGTTTCTTTTCACAAGCTCTCATTTCGTGGTTTtcttatttgaatataaaataagtatgtttaaaatttatttttcatgataattttttaaagggtaCTATGAGTGACAAGTGGTTTTATAGATAATGcagtttttataaattaataaaatagaggTATTTATAGACCGAGTCGAAGCATGGttctaaaatttttctaggTTCAAGCCTAAGTTCAACTTATCCAAATgacctattttattatttaaaaaataataataagtttttttttatatttagacgaaaaaattgaaaatgtaaaatttaaaaccaaccTAAAACGGATTGAACCAATTAAGTAGAGACTGCTCAACTTATTTCAAGGAAGGTGCTCAACAGCTctctacttaaaa
This genomic stretch from Gossypium raimondii isolate GPD5lz chromosome 6, ASM2569854v1, whole genome shotgun sequence harbors:
- the LOC105774117 gene encoding adenylate kinase 5, chloroplastic codes for the protein MLATSSSSSSSTAISLHPLSNYNASATPSLNPSSLSFSSSYSYLSPLSFRLHSSKTHLRITPKKGLRVSCSTNEPLKVMISGAPASGKGTQCELIVQKFGLVHISTGDLLRAEVSSGTEIGNKAKEFMNSGRLVPDEIVTAMVTVRLSHQDAKEKGWLLDGYPRSFAQAQSLEELNIRPDIYIVLDVPDEILIDRCVGRRLDPVTGKIYHLKNFPPESEEIKARLVTRADDTEEKVKSRLEIYKQNAAAISSTYSSITNKIDGNRPKEMIFKDIDSLLSQLLKDKTVKSMKPVLQTESRLDQASSNQEKWRGIPTRLNNIPHSREIRNYFYDDVLQATQRAVNDGRTRLKVEINIPELNPEMDVYRIGTLMELVRVIALSFADDGKRVKVCVQGSMGEGALAGMPLQLAGTRKILEFMDWGNYGAMGTFIKIGSIGAKEVDEEDDMFILVAPQNAVGNCIVDDLRAMTDAAGKRPVILINPRLKDLPGSSGIMQTMGRDKRLEYAASFESCYFFRLLYYAGTQYPIMGAIRMTYPYDYELYKRVDEPSGKEKYVSLSTFKERPTIDEINDAFLGKPRNKDKKASGIWGFLSGVF